One Triticum dicoccoides isolate Atlit2015 ecotype Zavitan chromosome 4B, WEW_v2.0, whole genome shotgun sequence genomic window carries:
- the LOC119292134 gene encoding L-gulonolactone oxidase 2-like: MEGGRVLTVLLLVLLLVGLAGSSPPPEPVVCAHGTSDCTVSNAYGSFPDRTVCHAANATFPRTEKELVAAVAVAVAAKRKVKVATKLSHSFPKLACPGGRDGTIISTERLNRVVSVDVAKGLMTVESGMVLRDLIEVAAEAGLALPHSPYWSGLTIGGLLATGAHGSSLKDKGGAVHEYVVGMRIVTPAPRSQGFAVVRQLCADHPDLDAAKVSLGVLGVVSQVTLALEPMFKRSVTFVTRNDSDMAEQAVVWGGLHEFGDMAWLPQQRNVIYRKDNRVAITSVGNDLNDYLALRSSSTADLISGRVMHELLEKKNNTVARCKEAPTSASLFEKPAYGFTNNDSLFMGYPVVGFQHRIQASGSCLENPEDALLTTCPWDPRIRGIFFYNNAYSIALSRVPAFIADMKQLRNSNPKAFCGIDASLGILLRYIKASSAYLGKPEDSVDFDITYYRSYTKGEPNPHSDVLDELQQMALHKYGAIPHWGKNRNFAFEGAIAKYPEAGKFLEVKGRYDPDGIFSSEWSDQVLGINGSPIIVEKGCAIEGLCVCSEDSHCAPEQGYYCRPGKVYREARVCSFQPN, encoded by the exons ATGGAGGGTGGCCGGGTGCTTACGGTTCTCCTCCTGGTGCTCCTGCTGGTCGGCCTCGCTGGCTCGAGCCCTCCGCCGGAGCCGGTGGTCTGTGCCCACGGCACGTCCGATTGCACTGTCTCCAACGCGTACGGCTCCTTCCCGGACCGCACCGTCTGCCACGCCGCCAACGCCACCTTCCCGCGCACCGAGAAGGAGCTAGTCGCGGCCGTGGCGGTCGCTGTGGCGGCCAAGCGCAAGGTGAAGGTGGCCACCAAGCTCTCCCACAGCTTCCCCAAGCTGGCCTGCCCCGGCGGCCGCGACGGCACCATCATAAGCACGGAGCGGCTCAACCGGGTGGTAAGCGTCGACGTCGCCAAGGGGTTGATGACGGTAGAAAGCGGCATGGTGCTCCGCGACCTGATCGAGGTGGCCGCCGAGGCAGGGTTGGCGCTGCCGCACTCGCCGTACTGGTCAGGGCTCACCATCGGAGGCCTGCTGGCCACGGGCGCGCACGGCAGTTCGCTCAAGGATAAGGGCGGCGCCGTGCACGAGTACGTGGTCGGGATGAGGATCGTCACGCCGGCACCGAGGAGCCAAGGGTTCGCGGTGGTACGGCAGCTCTGCGCCGACCATCCTGACCTCGACGCGGCCAAGGTCTCCCTCGGCGTCCTGGGCGTCGTTTCCCAG GTTACACTGGCCTTGGAGCCGATGTTCAAGCGGTCGGTGACGTTCGTGACACGCAATGACTCTGACATGGCAGAGCAGGCCGTCGTGTGGGGTGGCCTCCATGAATTTGGCGATATGGCGTGGCTGCCACAGCAGCGCAATGTTATTTACCGCAAGGACAATCGTGTGGCCATCACGTCAGTGGGTAACGACCTCAATGACTACCTGGCCTTGCGATCCAGTTCGACGGCCGACCTCATCAGCGGCAGAGTCATGCACGAGCTTCTTGAGAAGAAGAACAACACCGTCGCTCGGTGCAAGGAGGCACCCACGTCTGCATCGTTGTTTGAGAAGCCAGCATACGGCTTTACAAACAACGACAGCTTGTTCATGGGGTATCCGGTGGTAGGATTCCAGCACCGCATCCAAGCATCCGGTTCGTGTCTCGAAAACCCAGAAGACGCACTCCTCACTACGTGTCCGTGGGATCCCCGCATCCGGGGAATCTTCTTCTACAACAATGCCTACAGCATCGCGCTCTCTAGGGTGCCAGCATTCATCGCCGACATGAAGCAGCTCCGTAATAGCAACCCGAAGGCCTTCTGCGGAATCGACGCCAGTTTGGGTATTCTCCTCCGCTATATCAAGGCATCCTCTGCCTACCTCGGCAAGCCGGAGGACTCGGTCGACTTTGATATAACCTACTACCGGAGCTACACCAAGGGTGAGCCCAACCCACACTCTGACGTGCTCGACGAACTCCAACAGATGGCGCTACACAAGTATGGCGCCATCCCTCACTGGGGCAAGAACCGCAACTTTGCCTTTGAAGGCGCCATTGCCAAGTACCCCGAGGCTGGCAAGTTCCTAGAGGTAAAGGGCAGGTATGACCCTGATGGGATCTTCTCCAGTGAATGGAGTGACCAGGTGCTCGGCATTAATGGGAGCCCGATCATTGTTGAGAAGGGTTGCGCCATTGAGGGCCTTTGCGTCTGCTCAGAAGACTCGCATTGTGCACCGGAGCAGGGCTACTACTGCCGCCCTGGGAAGGTGTACAGGGAGGCGAGGGTCTGCTCGTTCCAACCCAATTGA